Proteins from a genomic interval of Burkholderia cepacia GG4:
- the pgl gene encoding 6-phosphogluconolactonase: MIEIHAFDTQEAQSDALAHAVGDALRAALAGPARPTLAVSGGTSPRPFLQTLSHAALDWAGVDVTLVDDRWVPEDDAASNAHLVRDTLLQHAAAPARFLPLVDTRAALDAHVAALNANADYRVPTVAVLGMGEDGHTASIFADAPEWDHAIATPERFVAVHPGAAPHARVSFSLDALKRVDRLFLLIAGSRKRDVLDAAAATLQKNAISQLANDKGTKLDVYWCAN, encoded by the coding sequence GTGATCGAGATCCACGCTTTCGACACCCAGGAAGCGCAAAGCGACGCGCTCGCGCACGCCGTCGGCGACGCGCTGCGCGCCGCGCTCGCCGGCCCCGCGCGCCCGACGCTCGCGGTGTCCGGCGGCACGAGCCCGCGCCCGTTCCTGCAAACGCTGTCGCACGCGGCGCTCGACTGGGCCGGCGTCGACGTCACGCTGGTCGACGACCGCTGGGTGCCGGAGGACGATGCGGCCAGCAACGCGCACCTCGTGCGCGACACGCTGCTGCAGCACGCGGCGGCCCCGGCCCGCTTCCTGCCGCTCGTCGACACGCGCGCCGCGCTCGATGCACACGTCGCCGCGCTGAACGCGAACGCCGACTACCGCGTGCCGACCGTCGCCGTGCTCGGCATGGGCGAGGACGGCCACACCGCGTCGATCTTCGCGGACGCGCCCGAATGGGACCACGCGATCGCGACGCCCGAGCGCTTCGTTGCCGTGCATCCCGGCGCCGCGCCGCATGCGCGCGTGAGCTTTTCGCTCGATGCGTTGAAGCGCGTCGACCGGCTCTTCCTGTTGATCGCGGGCAGCCGCAAACGCGACGTGCTCGACGCCGCGGCCGCCACCCTGCAGAAGAACGCGATTTCCCAACTGGCCAACGACAAGGGGACCAAGCTCGATGTCTACTGGTGCGCAAACTAA
- a CDS encoding DUF1993 domain-containing protein, whose amino-acid sequence MSISMYQASLPVLIRGLTNLQHILGKAQAHAAEKQIDPSVFVGARLYPDMLPLVRQVYIATDTAKGCAARLAGVDIPSYPDVEQSFDELHARIQKTIDYLKGFDAAQIDGSEARQIVLKMRVGPIEFTGQSYLLDFVLPNFFFHVTTAYDILRHSGVELGKLDYLGGRNDHA is encoded by the coding sequence ATGTCCATCTCGATGTACCAGGCTTCGCTGCCCGTCCTGATCCGCGGCCTCACCAACCTCCAGCACATCCTCGGCAAGGCACAGGCGCACGCGGCCGAGAAACAGATCGACCCGTCGGTGTTCGTCGGCGCACGCCTCTATCCGGACATGCTGCCGCTCGTCCGCCAGGTGTACATCGCGACCGACACGGCCAAGGGCTGCGCCGCGCGGCTCGCCGGCGTCGACATCCCCAGCTATCCCGACGTCGAGCAGAGCTTCGACGAACTGCACGCGCGCATCCAGAAGACGATCGACTACCTGAAGGGTTTCGACGCCGCGCAGATCGACGGCAGCGAAGCGCGCCAGATCGTGCTCAAGATGCGCGTCGGCCCGATCGAGTTCACCGGGCAGTCGTACCTGCTGGACTTCGTGCTGCCCAACTTCTTCTTCCACGTGACGACCGCGTACGACATCCTGCGCCACAGCGGCGTCGAACTCGGCAAGCTCGACTACCTCGGCGGCCGCAACGACCACGCGTGA
- a CDS encoding ABC transporter substrate-binding protein, with product MKVRSIMGALCAAGLMAGAVAAQAAENVTVLHWWTSGGESKAVGVLKDDLQKQGYVWKDFAVAGGAGAAAMTALKTKVISGDAPSAAQIKGPLIQDWADQGVLVNVDSAAGDWKQNLPPEIDKIIKYKGHTVAAPFSVHRVNWLYINKAALDKVGAKVPATWPEFFAVADKLKAAGIQPVAMGGQPWQDLTLWEDVVLSQGPAFYKKALVDLDQATLTSPQMLSVFDTVRKIQGYFDTGRNGRDWNLATAMVINGKAGMQFMGDWAKGEFENAGKKSGKDYICAPVPGTANSYTFNVDSFVFFQQKGQKDATPGQVALAKTIMTPDFQEQFSLQKGSVPVRLGVKMDKFDDCAKKSYADEQTAIKSGGFVPSLAHGMAQGDATAGAITDVVTKFMNSQQDSKSAVAALAKAAKVK from the coding sequence ATGAAAGTTCGCTCGATCATGGGCGCGCTCTGCGCCGCAGGTCTGATGGCTGGCGCCGTGGCGGCGCAGGCGGCCGAGAATGTAACGGTGCTGCACTGGTGGACCTCGGGCGGCGAGTCGAAGGCCGTCGGCGTGCTGAAGGACGACCTGCAGAAGCAGGGCTACGTGTGGAAGGATTTCGCGGTCGCGGGCGGCGCGGGCGCGGCGGCCATGACCGCGCTGAAGACCAAGGTGATCAGCGGCGACGCACCGTCGGCCGCGCAGATCAAGGGCCCGCTGATCCAGGACTGGGCCGACCAGGGCGTGCTCGTCAACGTCGATTCCGCCGCCGGCGACTGGAAGCAGAACCTGCCGCCGGAAATCGACAAGATCATCAAGTACAAGGGCCACACCGTCGCCGCGCCGTTCTCGGTGCACCGCGTGAACTGGCTCTATATCAACAAGGCCGCGCTCGACAAGGTCGGTGCGAAGGTGCCGGCCACCTGGCCCGAATTCTTCGCGGTGGCCGACAAGCTGAAGGCCGCGGGCATCCAGCCGGTCGCGATGGGCGGCCAGCCGTGGCAGGACCTGACGCTGTGGGAAGACGTCGTGCTGTCGCAGGGCCCGGCGTTCTACAAGAAGGCGCTCGTCGATCTCGACCAGGCCACGCTGACCTCGCCGCAGATGCTGTCGGTGTTCGACACGGTGCGCAAGATCCAGGGCTACTTCGACACCGGCCGCAATGGCCGCGACTGGAACCTCGCGACCGCGATGGTCATCAACGGCAAGGCCGGCATGCAGTTCATGGGCGACTGGGCGAAGGGCGAGTTCGAGAACGCCGGCAAGAAGTCGGGCAAGGACTACATCTGCGCACCGGTGCCGGGCACCGCGAACTCGTACACGTTCAACGTCGACTCGTTCGTGTTCTTCCAGCAGAAGGGCCAGAAGGACGCGACGCCGGGCCAGGTCGCACTCGCGAAGACGATCATGACGCCGGACTTCCAGGAGCAGTTCAGCCTGCAGAAGGGCTCGGTGCCCGTGCGCCTCGGCGTGAAGATGGACAAGTTCGACGACTGCGCGAAGAAGTCGTACGCCGACGAGCAGACCGCGATCAAGTCGGGCGGCTTCGTGCCGTCGCTCGCGCACGGGATGGCGCAGGGCGACGCGACAGCCGGCGCCATCACCGACGTCGTGACGAAGTTCATGAACTCGCAGCAGGATTCGAAGAGCGCGGTCGCCGCGCTCGCGAAGGCCGCGAAGGTGAAGTAA
- the zwf gene encoding glucose-6-phosphate dehydrogenase: MHTDSSFTFVLFGGTGDLSMRKILPALFEAHRGNMLAESGRIVAVARHESDRAGYLEWVDTHVKPHAVKAAGKAFDESAWQSFLERIEYVKLDLGRAEDYVVLRDAIAQLSGIRVFYLATGPSLFVPICKALASVGLNEGSRIVLEKPLGYDLRSSNAINDAVGEIFAEDQIYRIDHYLGKEPVQNLLALRFGNALFEPLWRREWVESIQITIAEELGVEARGDFYDNTGALRDMVQNHLLQLLSIVAMEPPHSMDSDSVRDEKLRVLRALKPVDPRDIGKVAVRGQYHAGVIKGAQVPAYATEPGVKSDSPTETFVALKVEIENWRWAGVPFFLRTGKRLADRVAEIVVNFRPVPHSALGPTALRAGSNRLVIRLQPNETIRLYCLAKQPGEGMNLASVHLDLAFDQFFKEGQMEAYQRLLLDVINGRLALFVRRDEQEAAWRWVEPILNEWARSLKPPKPYAAGTWGPAAASAMLAQHGTCWLEEEN, from the coding sequence ATGCATACCGATTCCAGCTTTACCTTCGTACTTTTCGGCGGCACCGGCGACCTGTCGATGCGCAAGATCCTGCCCGCGCTGTTCGAAGCGCATCGGGGCAACATGCTCGCGGAAAGCGGCCGGATCGTAGCCGTCGCGCGGCACGAATCGGATCGGGCCGGCTATCTCGAGTGGGTCGACACGCACGTGAAGCCGCACGCGGTCAAGGCGGCCGGCAAGGCGTTCGACGAAAGCGCGTGGCAATCCTTCCTCGAGCGCATCGAATACGTAAAGCTCGACCTCGGCCGCGCGGAAGACTACGTCGTGCTGCGCGACGCGATCGCGCAGCTGTCCGGCATCCGCGTGTTCTATCTGGCGACGGGGCCGTCGCTGTTCGTGCCGATCTGCAAGGCGCTCGCGTCGGTCGGCCTGAACGAAGGCTCGCGCATCGTGCTCGAGAAGCCGCTCGGCTACGACCTGCGCTCGTCGAACGCGATCAACGACGCAGTCGGCGAGATCTTCGCGGAAGACCAGATCTACCGGATCGACCACTACCTCGGGAAAGAGCCGGTACAGAACCTGCTCGCGCTGCGCTTCGGCAATGCGCTGTTCGAGCCGCTGTGGCGCCGCGAATGGGTCGAGAGCATCCAGATCACGATCGCCGAGGAGCTCGGCGTCGAGGCGCGCGGCGATTTCTACGACAATACGGGCGCGCTGCGCGACATGGTGCAGAACCACCTGCTGCAGCTGCTGTCGATCGTTGCGATGGAGCCGCCGCACTCGATGGACTCCGACTCGGTGCGCGACGAGAAGCTGCGCGTGCTGCGCGCGCTCAAGCCCGTCGATCCGCGCGACATCGGCAAGGTCGCGGTGCGCGGCCAGTATCATGCGGGTGTGATCAAGGGCGCGCAGGTGCCGGCCTACGCGACCGAGCCGGGCGTGAAGTCGGACAGCCCGACCGAGACCTTCGTCGCGCTGAAGGTCGAGATCGAGAACTGGCGCTGGGCCGGCGTGCCGTTCTTCCTGCGCACCGGCAAGCGTCTGGCTGACCGCGTCGCGGAGATCGTCGTCAACTTCCGGCCGGTGCCGCACTCGGCGCTCGGGCCCACTGCGCTGCGCGCCGGCTCGAATCGCCTCGTGATCCGGCTGCAGCCGAACGAGACGATCCGCCTGTACTGCCTCGCGAAGCAGCCCGGCGAAGGGATGAACCTCGCAAGCGTGCACCTCGACCTCGCGTTCGACCAGTTCTTCAAGGAAGGGCAGATGGAGGCGTACCAGCGCCTGCTGCTCGACGTGATCAACGGCCGCCTCGCACTGTTCGTGCGCCGCGACGAGCAGGAAGCCGCATGGCGCTGGGTCGAGCCGATCCTGAACGAGTGGGCGCGCTCGCTGAAGCCGCCGAAGCCGTACGCGGCGGGCACGTGGGGGCCGGCTGCGGCGAGCGCGATGCTCGCGCAGCACGGCACCTGCTGGCTCGAAGAAGAAAACTGA
- a CDS encoding bifunctional transcriptional regulator/glucokinase has protein sequence MSTGAQTKAVVASQHADGPRLLADVGGTNARFALETGPGEITQIRVYPGADYPTLTDAIRKYLKDVKISRVNHAAIAIANPVDGDQVTMTNHDWSFSIEATRRALGFDTLLVVNDFTALAMALPGLTDAQRVQIGGGTRRQNSVIGLLGPGTGLGVSGLIPADDRWIALGSEGGHASFAPQDEREDLVLQYARKKFPHVSFERVCAGPGMEIIYRALAARDKKRVAATVDTIEIVERAHAGDALALETVECFCGILGAFAGSVALTLGALGGVYIGGGVALKLGELFTRSSFRARFEAKGRFTQYLENIPTYLITAEYPAFLGVSAILAEQLSNRSGGASSAVFERIRQMRDALTPAERRVADLALNHPRSIINDPIVDIARKADVSQPTVIRFCRSLGCQGLSDFKLKLATGLTGTIPMSHSQVHLGDTATDFGAKVLDNTVSAILQLREHLNFEHVENAIEILNSARRIEFYGLGNSNIVAQDAHYKFFRFGIPTIAYGDLYMQAASAALLGKGDVIVAVSKSGRAPELLRVLDVAMQAGAKVIAITSSNTPLAKRATVALETDHIEMRESQLSMISRILHLLMIDILAVGVAIRRASTNGEVPEAVAQAKARASDDETADVLDWLSHGASPAAKDVARD, from the coding sequence ATGTCTACTGGTGCGCAAACTAAGGCGGTCGTCGCAAGCCAGCACGCCGACGGTCCGCGCCTGCTCGCGGACGTCGGCGGCACCAACGCGCGTTTCGCGCTGGAAACCGGCCCGGGCGAGATCACGCAGATCCGTGTCTATCCCGGCGCCGATTATCCGACGCTCACCGACGCGATCCGCAAGTATCTGAAGGACGTGAAGATCAGCCGCGTGAACCACGCGGCGATCGCGATCGCGAACCCGGTCGACGGCGATCAGGTAACGATGACCAATCACGACTGGAGCTTCTCGATCGAGGCGACGCGCCGCGCGCTCGGCTTCGACACGCTGCTCGTCGTCAACGATTTCACCGCGCTCGCGATGGCCCTGCCTGGCCTGACCGATGCGCAGCGCGTGCAGATCGGCGGCGGCACGCGCCGCCAGAACAGCGTGATCGGGCTGCTCGGGCCCGGCACCGGGCTCGGCGTGTCGGGCCTGATTCCGGCGGACGACCGCTGGATCGCGCTCGGCAGCGAGGGCGGCCACGCGTCGTTCGCACCGCAGGACGAGCGCGAGGACCTGGTGCTGCAGTACGCGCGCAAGAAGTTTCCGCACGTGTCGTTCGAACGCGTGTGCGCCGGCCCCGGCATGGAGATCATCTATCGTGCGCTCGCCGCGCGCGACAAGAAGCGCGTCGCCGCGACCGTCGACACGATCGAGATCGTCGAGCGCGCGCATGCGGGCGACGCGCTCGCGCTCGAGACGGTCGAATGCTTCTGCGGGATTCTCGGCGCATTCGCGGGCAGCGTCGCGCTGACGCTCGGCGCGCTCGGCGGCGTCTACATCGGCGGCGGCGTCGCGCTGAAGCTCGGCGAACTGTTCACGCGCTCGTCGTTCCGCGCGCGCTTCGAGGCGAAGGGCCGCTTCACGCAGTACCTCGAGAACATCCCGACCTACCTGATCACCGCCGAATATCCGGCGTTCCTCGGTGTGTCAGCGATCCTCGCGGAGCAGTTGTCGAACCGCTCGGGCGGTGCGTCGTCGGCCGTGTTCGAGCGGATCCGCCAGATGCGCGACGCGCTGACGCCGGCCGAGCGCCGCGTGGCCGATCTCGCGCTGAACCATCCGCGCTCGATCATCAACGACCCGATCGTCGACATCGCGCGCAAGGCGGACGTGAGCCAGCCGACGGTGATCCGCTTCTGCCGCTCGCTCGGCTGCCAGGGCCTGTCGGATTTCAAGCTGAAGCTTGCGACCGGCCTCACCGGCACGATCCCGATGAGCCACAGCCAGGTGCATCTCGGCGATACGGCCACCGACTTCGGCGCGAAGGTGCTCGACAACACGGTGTCGGCGATCCTGCAGTTGCGCGAACACCTGAACTTCGAGCATGTCGAGAACGCGATCGAGATCCTGAATAGCGCGCGCCGGATCGAGTTCTACGGGCTCGGCAACTCGAACATCGTCGCGCAGGACGCGCACTACAAGTTCTTCCGCTTCGGCATTCCGACGATCGCGTACGGCGACCTGTACATGCAGGCCGCGTCGGCCGCGCTGCTCGGCAAGGGCGACGTGATCGTCGCGGTGTCGAAGTCGGGACGCGCGCCCGAGCTGCTGCGCGTGCTCGATGTCGCGATGCAGGCCGGTGCCAAGGTGATCGCGATCACGTCGAGCAACACGCCGCTCGCGAAGCGCGCGACCGTCGCGCTCGAGACCGACCACATCGAGATGCGCGAGTCGCAGCTGTCGATGATCTCGCGGATCCTGCATCTGCTGATGATCGACATCCTCGCGGTCGGCGTCGCGATCCGTCGCGCGTCGACGAACGGCGAGGTGCCCGAGGCCGTCGCCCAGGCGAAGGCACGCGCGAGCGACGACGAAACGGCCGACGTGCTCGACTGGCTGAGCCACGGCGCGTCGCCGGCGGCGAAGGACGTTGCGCGCGACTGA
- a CDS encoding Bcr/CflA family multidrug efflux MFS transporter produces MSHVVRRRPDARLILLLGALAACGPIATDMYLPSLPSIAQGFSVSPGAAQRTLTSFMAGFSIGMLLYGPLSDTWGRRPVLLGGIALFTLASIGCFVSGSIDMLILVRFLQALGAGAASVLARAIARDAHEPTDAAKVLSMVAIVTAVGPLLAPLIGGQILRFAGWRGVFVVLAAFGALCAATAYLRVPETWPKERRKSTAVLASFASYGRILSDPVAWGHMLCGGMAFASMFSYITATPFVYIEYFHVSPQHYGLLFGLNVVGIMIGNFANTRLVGRIGSLRIIAAASLVSGIASLAVALVALTGWGGLWSIVVCLFFVVGVVGILSANCTTDLMHRYPHNAGASAAVFGAMQLALGALASVAIGALADGTPFAMGVTIGVCGVLVFVGRYLVLRWHGRPVKAGA; encoded by the coding sequence ATGTCCCACGTCGTTCGGCGCCGGCCCGATGCCCGGCTGATCCTGTTGCTCGGTGCGCTCGCCGCCTGCGGCCCGATCGCCACCGACATGTACCTGCCGAGCCTGCCGTCGATCGCCCAAGGCTTCTCCGTGAGCCCCGGCGCCGCGCAGCGCACGCTGACGAGTTTCATGGCCGGCTTCTCGATCGGCATGCTGCTGTACGGCCCGCTGTCCGACACGTGGGGCCGCCGCCCGGTGCTGCTCGGCGGCATCGCGCTGTTTACGCTCGCGAGCATCGGCTGCTTCGTGTCGGGCTCGATCGACATGCTGATCCTCGTGCGCTTCCTGCAGGCGCTCGGCGCAGGCGCCGCGTCGGTGCTCGCCCGCGCGATCGCGCGCGACGCGCACGAGCCGACCGACGCGGCGAAGGTGCTGTCGATGGTCGCGATCGTCACCGCGGTCGGGCCGCTGCTCGCGCCGCTGATCGGCGGCCAGATCCTGCGCTTCGCCGGCTGGCGCGGCGTGTTCGTCGTGCTCGCCGCGTTCGGCGCGCTGTGCGCGGCGACCGCGTACCTGCGCGTGCCTGAAACCTGGCCGAAGGAGCGGCGCAAGAGCACGGCCGTGCTCGCGTCGTTCGCATCGTATGGGCGCATCCTGTCCGATCCGGTCGCATGGGGGCACATGCTGTGCGGCGGGATGGCGTTCGCGTCGATGTTCTCGTACATCACCGCGACGCCGTTCGTCTACATCGAGTATTTCCACGTGTCGCCGCAGCACTACGGGCTGCTGTTCGGGCTGAACGTCGTCGGGATCATGATCGGCAACTTCGCCAACACGCGGCTCGTCGGGCGCATCGGTTCGCTGCGCATCATCGCGGCCGCGTCGCTCGTGAGCGGCATCGCGTCGCTCGCGGTCGCGCTCGTCGCACTGACGGGGTGGGGCGGCTTGTGGTCGATCGTCGTGTGCCTGTTCTTCGTGGTCGGTGTGGTCGGCATCCTGTCGGCCAACTGCACGACGGACCTGATGCATCGCTACCCGCACAACGCGGGCGCGTCGGCGGCCGTGTTCGGCGCGATGCAGCTCGCGCTCGGCGCGCTCGCGAGCGTCGCGATCGGCGCACTCGCCGACGGCACGCCGTTCGCGATGGGCGTGACGATCGGCGTCTGCGGCGTGCTGGTTTTCGTCGGGCGTTATCTCGTGCTGCGCTGGCATGGTCGGCCGGTGAAAGCGGGCGCCTGA
- a CDS encoding riboflavin synthase, giving the protein MFTGIVAAVGRIESINPLGTTPDAGVRLTVQAGGLDLADVALGDSIAIQGACMTVIEKTEAGFDVDVSRESLNRTVGLAQPGEVNLEKALRAHDRLGGHIVSGHVDGLGTVTRFAPVGESHELRIVAPRELGRYLAYKGSITVNGVSLTVNTVDDRADGCEFSINLIPHTVEVTTLRHVKAGDKVNLEIDMIARYVERMMSASQGVHQD; this is encoded by the coding sequence ATGTTTACCGGAATTGTCGCGGCCGTCGGCCGCATCGAATCGATCAACCCGCTCGGCACGACGCCCGACGCGGGCGTGCGGCTGACCGTGCAGGCCGGCGGGCTCGACCTCGCCGATGTCGCGCTCGGCGACAGCATCGCGATCCAGGGCGCGTGCATGACGGTGATCGAAAAGACCGAAGCCGGATTCGACGTCGACGTGTCGCGCGAAAGCCTGAACCGCACGGTCGGCCTCGCGCAGCCCGGCGAAGTGAACCTCGAGAAGGCGCTGCGCGCGCACGACCGCCTCGGCGGGCACATCGTGTCGGGCCACGTCGACGGCCTCGGCACCGTGACGCGCTTCGCGCCGGTCGGCGAATCGCACGAGCTGCGGATCGTCGCGCCGCGCGAGCTGGGCCGCTATCTCGCGTACAAGGGCTCGATCACGGTGAACGGCGTGAGCCTGACCGTCAACACGGTCGACGATCGCGCCGACGGCTGCGAATTCTCGATCAACCTGATCCCGCATACGGTCGAGGTCACGACGCTGCGCCACGTGAAAGCCGGCGACAAGGTCAATCTCGAAATCGACATGATTGCGCGGTATGTCGAGCGGATGATGTCGGCATCGCAGGGCGTGCACCAGGACTGA
- the hemL gene encoding glutamate-1-semialdehyde 2,1-aminomutase, with protein sequence MSNNQILFERAQKTIPGGVNSPVRAFRSVGGTPRFVARAQGPYFWDADGKQYIDYIGSWGPMIVGHVHPEVLSAVQNVLADGFSFGAPTEAEIEIAEEICKLVPSIEQVRMVSSGTEATMSALRLARGFTGRSRIVKFEGCYHGHADSLLVKAGSGLLTFGNPTSAGVPADIAKHTTVLEYNNVAALEEAFGAFGDEIAAVIVEPVAGNMNLVRGTPEFLNALRALCTKHGAVLIFDEVMCGFRVALGGAQAYYGITADLTCLGKVIGGGMPAAAFGGRRDIMAHLAPLGGVYQAGTLSGNPIAVAAGLKTLQLIQAPGFYDALTAQTKRLADGLAAEARAAGVPFAADSIGAMFGLYFAERVPTSFAEVTKSDTERFNRFFHLMLDEGVYFAPSAYEAGFVSSTHDDAVIDATLAAARRAFAALAA encoded by the coding sequence ATGTCCAACAATCAGATCCTCTTCGAACGCGCCCAGAAGACCATTCCGGGCGGCGTCAACTCGCCGGTGCGCGCCTTCCGTTCGGTCGGCGGCACGCCGCGTTTCGTTGCGCGCGCACAAGGCCCGTACTTCTGGGATGCCGACGGCAAGCAGTACATCGACTACATCGGCTCGTGGGGCCCGATGATCGTCGGCCACGTCCATCCGGAAGTGCTGTCCGCCGTGCAGAACGTGCTCGCCGACGGCTTCTCGTTCGGCGCGCCGACCGAGGCCGAGATCGAGATCGCCGAGGAAATCTGCAAGCTCGTGCCGTCGATCGAGCAGGTGCGGATGGTGTCGAGCGGGACCGAGGCCACGATGAGCGCGCTGCGCCTGGCGCGCGGCTTCACGGGCCGCAGCCGCATCGTCAAGTTCGAGGGCTGCTACCACGGCCACGCGGACAGCCTGCTGGTCAAGGCCGGCTCGGGCCTGCTGACGTTCGGCAACCCGACGTCGGCCGGCGTGCCCGCCGACATCGCGAAGCACACGACCGTCCTCGAATACAACAACGTCGCCGCGCTCGAGGAAGCGTTCGGCGCGTTCGGCGACGAGATCGCCGCGGTGATCGTCGAGCCTGTCGCCGGCAACATGAACCTCGTGCGCGGCACGCCCGAATTCCTGAACGCGCTGCGCGCGCTGTGCACGAAGCACGGCGCCGTGCTGATCTTCGACGAAGTGATGTGCGGTTTCCGCGTCGCGCTGGGCGGCGCGCAGGCGTACTACGGCATCACGGCCGACCTCACCTGCCTCGGCAAGGTGATCGGCGGCGGGATGCCGGCTGCCGCGTTCGGCGGCCGCCGCGACATCATGGCCCACCTCGCGCCGCTCGGCGGCGTGTATCAGGCCGGCACGCTGTCGGGCAACCCGATCGCGGTCGCCGCGGGCCTGAAGACGCTGCAACTGATCCAGGCACCGGGCTTCTACGACGCGCTCACCGCGCAGACGAAGCGCCTCGCCGACGGCCTCGCGGCCGAAGCGCGCGCGGCCGGCGTGCCGTTCGCGGCCGACTCGATCGGCGCGATGTTCGGCCTGTACTTCGCCGAGCGCGTGCCGACCAGCTTCGCGGAAGTCACGAAGAGCGACACCGAGCGCTTCAACCGCTTCTTCCACCTGATGCTCGACGAGGGCGTGTACTTCGCGCCGTCCGCCTACGAGGCCGGCTTCGTGTCGAGCACGCACGACGACGCGGTGATCGACGCGACGCTCGCGGCCGCGCGCCGCGCATTCGCGGCACTCGCCGCCTGA
- the ribD gene encoding bifunctional diaminohydroxyphosphoribosylaminopyrimidine deaminase/5-amino-6-(5-phosphoribosylamino)uracil reductase RibD, producing the protein MFSDTDFAHMQRALTLAARGMYTTAPNPRVGCVIVKDGNVIGEGFTQPAGQDHAEVQALKDARARGHDVAGSTVYVTLEPCSHFGRTPPCANALIEARVAKVVAAMEDPNPQVSGRGLGMLRDAGIDVRCGLLANEAGELNIGFVSRMTRGRPWVRMKTAASLDARTALPSGESQWITGEAARLDGHAWRARACAILTGIGTVREDNPLLTVRGIDTPRQPQRVLIDSRLDLPLDARLLEGAPLLIFCGRLDAGGEVRANVLKSRGAEIVPLANAHGKVDLPAMLAALGARGVNELHVEAGHKLNGSLLREQCVDELLVYLAPSLLGSDAAGMFDLAAPASLEARTRLAFHSVERIGDDLRILARLAPPPASH; encoded by the coding sequence ATGTTCTCGGATACCGATTTCGCCCACATGCAGCGGGCGCTCACGCTCGCGGCGCGCGGCATGTATACGACGGCGCCGAACCCGCGCGTCGGCTGCGTGATCGTCAAGGACGGCAACGTGATCGGCGAAGGCTTCACGCAGCCGGCCGGCCAGGACCACGCGGAAGTGCAGGCGTTGAAGGACGCGCGTGCGCGCGGCCATGACGTCGCCGGCTCCACCGTGTACGTGACGCTCGAGCCGTGCAGCCACTTCGGCCGCACGCCGCCGTGCGCGAACGCGCTGATCGAGGCGCGCGTCGCGAAGGTCGTCGCGGCGATGGAAGACCCGAACCCGCAGGTGTCGGGGCGCGGCCTCGGCATGCTGCGCGACGCCGGCATCGACGTGCGCTGCGGGCTGCTTGCGAACGAAGCGGGCGAACTGAACATCGGCTTCGTGTCACGGATGACGCGCGGCCGCCCGTGGGTGCGGATGAAGACGGCCGCGTCGCTCGACGCGCGCACCGCGCTGCCGTCCGGCGAAAGCCAGTGGATCACCGGCGAGGCCGCGCGCCTCGACGGCCACGCATGGCGCGCGCGCGCATGCGCGATCCTCACGGGCATCGGCACCGTACGCGAGGACAACCCGCTCCTGACCGTGCGCGGCATCGACACGCCGCGCCAGCCGCAGCGCGTGCTGATCGACAGCCGCCTCGACCTGCCGCTCGACGCGCGCTTGCTCGAAGGCGCGCCGCTGCTGATCTTCTGCGGCCGGCTCGACGCCGGCGGCGAAGTGCGCGCGAACGTGCTGAAGTCGCGCGGCGCGGAAATCGTGCCGCTCGCGAATGCGCACGGCAAGGTCGACCTGCCGGCGATGCTGGCGGCGCTCGGCGCGCGCGGCGTCAACGAGCTGCACGTCGAGGCCGGCCACAAGCTGAACGGCTCGCTGCTGCGCGAGCAGTGCGTCGACGAGCTGCTCGTCTATCTCGCGCCGAGCCTGCTCGGCAGCGATGCGGCCGGCATGTTCGACCTTGCCGCGCCGGCCAGCCTCGAGGCCCGCACGCGGCTCGCGTTCCACAGCGTCGAGCGGATCGGCGACGATCTGCGGATCCTGGCGCGACTCGCGCCGCCCCCCGCCTCCCACTGA